The following are encoded together in the Weissella soli genome:
- the ytpR gene encoding YtpR family tRNA-binding protein → MLIASYNKAAMGDVLVLLTAQSAKDDLREVKGNVTRVTHANGELVGFNILNVSAQVALDATVAGQVALSVEQVAAVNAVIGAAGFDDILAADDAPKLVVGYVETAEPHPDSDHLQVTTTKVSDTETVQIVSGSPNMRAGIKVVVAKVGAMMPSGLIIWPSALRGVPSNGMIVSGRELQLPNAPQVPGALILPDDYAEIGTPFDRFAESAQKLFID, encoded by the coding sequence GCCGCAATGGGCGATGTGTTGGTTCTGTTGACCGCACAATCAGCCAAAGATGATTTGCGTGAGGTTAAGGGTAATGTGACCCGCGTGACCCATGCCAATGGTGAGTTGGTGGGGTTTAACATTTTGAATGTGTCCGCCCAGGTTGCATTGGATGCGACAGTTGCCGGTCAAGTTGCCTTGTCAGTTGAGCAAGTTGCAGCAGTGAATGCAGTGATCGGGGCTGCAGGGTTTGATGATATTTTGGCTGCCGATGATGCACCCAAGCTCGTCGTTGGGTATGTCGAAACGGCCGAGCCACACCCTGATTCAGACCATCTACAAGTTACAACAACCAAAGTATCAGATACTGAGACTGTTCAAATTGTTTCCGGTTCACCAAACATGCGGGCCGGTATTAAGGTGGTTGTCGCCAAAGTCGGTGCTATGATGCCATCAGGTTTGATTATCTGGCCGAGCGCTTTGCGTGGCGTACCCTCAAACGGCATGATCGTTTCTGGTCGTGAATTACAACTACCAAATGCTCCGCAAGTACCTGGAGCATTAATCCTACCAGATGACTACGCTGAAATCGGAACCCCCTTTGATCGTTTCGCAGAAAGCGCCCAAAAGCTATTTATAGACTAG